In Janthinobacterium sp. J1-1, a single genomic region encodes these proteins:
- the kdpC gene encoding potassium-transporting ATPase subunit KdpC has protein sequence MNTIVRPALVLFAALTVICGVAYPLATAGIGQLAFNHEVNGSIVEHGGKPVGSTLIGQSFTSPKYFWGRPSATAPMANNGVGSGGSNQGPTNPALVEAVKARIAALKDADPGNTRAIPVDLVTASGSGLDPEISLAAAIYQAPRVARVRGLPLAQVENAIAKAQKTAYIGFFGEARVNVLELNLALDAMQK, from the coding sequence ATGAACACCATCGTACGTCCCGCCCTGGTCCTGTTTGCCGCGCTGACCGTGATTTGCGGCGTGGCCTATCCGCTGGCCACGGCCGGCATCGGGCAACTGGCTTTCAACCATGAAGTCAACGGCAGCATCGTCGAGCACGGTGGCAAGCCGGTCGGCTCGACCCTGATCGGCCAGTCGTTTACCTCGCCGAAATACTTCTGGGGCCGCCCGTCGGCCACGGCGCCGATGGCCAATAACGGCGTCGGCTCGGGCGGCTCGAACCAGGGGCCGACCAATCCGGCCTTGGTCGAGGCCGTCAAGGCGCGCATCGCCGCCTTGAAAGATGCCGACCCAGGCAATACGCGCGCGATTCCGGTCGACCTGGTCACGGCGTCCGGCAGCGGCCTGGACCCGGAAATCAGCCTGGCCGCCGCCATCTACCAGGCGCCGCGCGTGGCCCGCGTGCGCGGCCTGCCTTTGGCGCAAGTGGAAAACGCCATCGCCAAGGCGCAGAAAACCGCGTATATCGGCTTTTTCGGCGAGGCGCGCGTGAATGTGCTGGAACTGAATCTGGCGCTCGATGCGATGCAGAAGTAA
- a CDS encoding molecular chaperone HscC, with amino-acid sequence MIIGIDLGTTNSLVAIWRDGKASIIPNALGEHLTPSCVSIDDDGTVLVGRAARERLQTHPQLTASVFKRYMGSEKKITLGTQQFRPEELSSMVLRALKEDAEAFLGEKVEEAIITVPAYFSDAQRKATRIAGQLAGLRVERLLNEPTAAALAYGIRDKEQESKFLVFDLGGGTFDVSILELFEGVMEVRASAGDNFLGGEDFVTLLVDAFVEHSGLRTTLGSRQFDPRQQQLLRDEAERVKRLLSDQSPVRMNTRFENTDYSWEIGEERLAQLCEPLLARLRLPVERALRDATIRAAELNEVVLAGGATRMPLVRKLVSRMFGRFPAIHLDPDEAIALGAAVQAGLKMRDAALDEVVMTDVAPYSLGIGISRQVGPNQYEGGHYLPIIERNSVVPVSRTENIVTIHDNQKEINVAIYQGESRLVADNVFLGKINFPIPVKKAGEVGIDVRFTYDISGVLEAEVTVLATQEHHKMVISDNAGVMTPEQIEQRFAELADLKIHPRDQIENRTLVTRADRLYEQSLGDVRQYLAAHTANFQAALESQDPSTIRKARTAFSAVLEEIESNSFL; translated from the coding sequence ATGATCATCGGCATCGACCTGGGCACCACCAACAGCCTGGTCGCCATCTGGCGCGACGGCAAGGCTTCCATCATCCCCAATGCGCTGGGCGAGCACCTGACGCCGTCGTGCGTCAGCATCGACGACGACGGCACCGTGCTGGTGGGCCGCGCCGCGCGCGAGCGCCTGCAGACGCACCCGCAATTGACGGCATCGGTCTTCAAGCGCTACATGGGCAGCGAAAAGAAGATCACCCTCGGCACGCAGCAGTTCCGTCCCGAGGAACTGTCATCGATGGTGCTGCGCGCCCTGAAGGAAGATGCCGAAGCGTTTTTGGGCGAAAAGGTCGAGGAAGCCATCATCACCGTGCCTGCCTACTTCAGCGATGCACAGCGCAAGGCAACGCGTATCGCCGGCCAGCTGGCGGGCCTGCGCGTGGAGCGCCTGCTGAACGAGCCGACGGCCGCCGCGCTGGCCTACGGCATCCGCGACAAGGAACAGGAAAGCAAATTCCTCGTCTTCGACCTGGGCGGCGGCACCTTCGACGTGTCGATCCTGGAGCTGTTCGAAGGCGTGATGGAAGTGCGGGCCTCGGCCGGCGACAATTTCCTCGGTGGCGAGGATTTCGTCACGCTGCTGGTCGACGCCTTTGTGGAGCATAGCGGCTTGCGCACGACGCTGGGCAGCCGCCAGTTCGACCCGCGCCAGCAGCAGTTGCTGCGCGACGAGGCCGAACGGGTCAAGCGCCTGCTGTCGGATCAATCCCCGGTGCGCATGAACACGCGCTTCGAGAACACCGACTACAGCTGGGAAATCGGCGAAGAAAGGCTGGCGCAATTGTGCGAGCCGCTGCTGGCGCGCCTGCGACTGCCGGTCGAGCGCGCGCTGCGCGACGCCACCATCCGCGCCGCCGAACTGAACGAAGTTGTCCTGGCCGGCGGCGCCACGCGCATGCCGCTGGTACGCAAACTGGTGTCGCGCATGTTCGGCCGCTTCCCCGCCATCCACCTCGATCCGGACGAAGCGATCGCGCTGGGCGCGGCCGTGCAGGCGGGCCTGAAAATGCGCGACGCGGCGCTGGACGAAGTGGTGATGACGGACGTCGCGCCCTACTCGCTGGGCATCGGCATTTCGCGCCAGGTCGGCCCCAACCAGTACGAGGGCGGCCATTACCTGCCGATTATCGAGCGCAACTCGGTGGTACCGGTCTCGCGCACGGAAAACATCGTCACCATCCACGACAACCAGAAGGAAATCAATGTGGCGATCTACCAGGGCGAATCGCGCCTGGTGGCCGACAATGTCTTCCTCGGCAAGATCAACTTCCCGATTCCCGTCAAGAAGGCCGGCGAAGTGGGCATCGACGTACGCTTTACCTATGATATCAGCGGCGTGCTGGAAGCCGAAGTGACGGTGCTGGCCACCCAGGAACACCATAAAATGGTCATCAGCGACAACGCCGGCGTGATGACGCCGGAGCAGATCGAACAGCGTTTCGCGGAACTGGCCGACCTGAAAATCCACCCGCGCGACCAGATCGAAAACCGCACCCTGGTCACGCGCGCCGACCGCCTGTACGAACAGTCGCTGGGCGACGTGCGACAGTACCTGGCCGCCCATACGGCCAACTTCCAGGCCGCGCTGGAGTCGCAGGACCCGTCCACCATCCGCAAGGCGCGCACGGCTTTTTCAGCGGTACTCGAAGAAATAGAAAGCAACAGTTTTCTCTGA
- the kdpB gene encoding potassium-transporting ATPase subunit KdpB: MKTKTLTLFDPALLLPAIGDAFKKLDPRTQWRSPVMFVVYVGSIITTLLAIQALNGQGEAPFGFILAIAVWLWFTVLFANFAEALAEGRSKAQAASLRALKQTVMAKKMQVPKYGTSWLPTPATDLRRGMTVLVEAGDVIPADGEVTAGVASVDESAITGESAPVIRESGGDFSAVTGGTRVLSDWLLVRVSVNPGEAFIDRMIAMVEGAKRQKTPNEIALTILLVALSIVFLIVTVTLLPYSLFAVAAAGSGTPVTITVLIALLVCLIPTTIGGLLSAIGVAGMSRMMQANVIATSGRAVEAAGDVDVLLLDKTGTITLGNRQASSFVPAPGVTEQQLADAAQLASLADETPEGRSIVVLAKQQFNIREREMASLNATFVPFTAQTRMSGVDIADRQVRKGAADSVKKYVEALGQPYPADVARAVDDIARRGSTPLVVVDAGRVMGVVELKDIVKGGIKERFAELRRMGIKTVMITGDNKLTAAAIAAEAGVDDFLAEATPEDKLKLIRSYQSEGRLVAMTGDGTNDAPALAQADVAVAMNSGTQAAKEAGNMVDLDSNPTKLLEIVEIGKQMLMTRGSLTTFSISNDIAKYFAIIPAAFVGTYPQLKALDIMHLASPSSAIMSAVIFNALIIVVLIPLALKGVQYRAIGAASLLRRNLLVYGLGGIVLPFVGIKLIDMALSALNFI, translated from the coding sequence ATGAAAACCAAGACATTGACCCTGTTCGACCCCGCCTTGCTGCTGCCCGCCATCGGCGACGCCTTCAAGAAACTCGACCCGCGCACGCAGTGGCGCAGCCCCGTGATGTTCGTCGTCTATGTGGGCAGCATCATCACGACCCTGCTGGCGATCCAGGCCCTGAATGGCCAGGGCGAAGCGCCGTTCGGCTTCATTCTGGCGATTGCGGTGTGGTTGTGGTTCACCGTGCTGTTCGCGAACTTTGCCGAAGCGCTGGCCGAAGGACGCAGCAAGGCGCAGGCGGCCTCGCTGCGCGCCCTGAAGCAGACCGTGATGGCCAAGAAAATGCAGGTGCCGAAATACGGCACCTCCTGGCTGCCGACACCGGCCACCGACCTGCGCCGTGGCATGACGGTGCTGGTCGAGGCGGGCGACGTGATCCCGGCCGACGGCGAAGTGACGGCTGGCGTGGCCTCGGTCGACGAGAGCGCGATCACCGGCGAATCGGCGCCCGTGATACGCGAGTCGGGCGGCGACTTTTCAGCTGTCACCGGCGGCACCCGCGTGCTGTCGGACTGGCTGCTGGTGCGCGTTTCCGTCAATCCCGGCGAGGCCTTTATCGACCGCATGATCGCCATGGTCGAAGGCGCCAAGCGCCAGAAGACGCCGAATGAAATCGCGCTCACCATTTTGCTGGTGGCCCTGTCGATCGTGTTCCTGATCGTCACCGTCACGCTGTTGCCGTATTCGCTGTTTGCGGTGGCGGCCGCCGGCAGCGGCACGCCGGTGACGATTACCGTGCTGATCGCGCTGCTGGTGTGCCTGATCCCGACCACCATCGGCGGCCTGCTGTCCGCCATCGGCGTGGCCGGCATGAGCCGCATGATGCAGGCCAATGTGATTGCCACCTCGGGCCGCGCGGTGGAAGCGGCCGGCGACGTCGACGTGCTGCTGCTCGATAAAACCGGCACCATCACGCTGGGCAACCGCCAGGCGTCCAGCTTTGTGCCGGCGCCGGGCGTGACGGAACAGCAGCTGGCCGATGCGGCGCAACTGGCCTCCCTGGCCGACGAAACCCCGGAAGGGCGCAGCATCGTGGTGCTGGCCAAGCAGCAGTTCAATATCCGCGAACGCGAGATGGCCAGCCTGAACGCGACGTTTGTCCCGTTTACGGCGCAGACGCGCATGAGCGGCGTCGATATCGCCGATAGACAGGTGCGCAAGGGCGCGGCCGATTCCGTCAAAAAATACGTGGAAGCGCTGGGCCAGCCGTATCCGGCCGACGTGGCGCGCGCCGTCGACGATATCGCGCGCCGCGGCAGCACGCCGCTGGTGGTGGTCGATGCGGGCCGGGTGATGGGCGTGGTGGAACTGAAGGATATCGTCAAGGGCGGCATCAAGGAGCGCTTTGCCGAACTGCGCCGCATGGGCATCAAGACGGTGATGATCACGGGCGACAACAAGCTGACGGCGGCGGCGATTGCGGCCGAAGCGGGCGTCGACGACTTCCTGGCCGAGGCGACGCCGGAAGACAAGCTCAAACTGATCCGCAGCTACCAGTCCGAAGGCCGGCTGGTGGCGATGACGGGCGACGGCACCAACGACGCGCCGGCGCTGGCCCAGGCCGACGTGGCGGTTGCCATGAACTCTGGCACGCAGGCGGCGAAAGAGGCGGGCAATATGGTCGATCTCGATTCGAACCCCACCAAGCTGCTGGAAATCGTCGAAATCGGCAAGCAGATGCTGATGACGCGCGGTTCGCTCACCACGTTCTCGATCTCGAACGATATCGCCAAGTATTTCGCCATCATCCCGGCGGCGTTTGTCGGCACCTATCCGCAACTGAAGGCGCTCGACATCATGCACCTGGCCAGCCCGTCGTCGGCCATCATGTCGGCCGTGATCTTCAATGCGCTGATCATCGTCGTGCTGATCCCGCTGGCCCTGAAGGGCGTGCAGTACCGCGCCATCGGCGCGGCCAGTCTGCTGCGCCGCAACCTGCTGGTGTATGGCCTGGGCGGCATCGTGCTGCCGTTTGTCGGCATCAAGCTGATCGACATGGCGCTGTCGGCACTGAACTTCATCTAA
- the kdpF gene encoding K(+)-transporting ATPase subunit F has translation MNAFYVLGAVVSAGLLVYLLVALLKAEEL, from the coding sequence ATGAACGCCTTTTATGTGCTGGGCGCCGTGGTGTCGGCCGGCCTGCTGGTATATCTGCTGGTGGCGCTGCTGAAAGCCGAGGAGCTGTGA
- a CDS encoding DNA topoisomerase IV subunit B: MATKKPASDYSESSIRVLKGLEPVKQRPGMYTRTENPLHIIQEVIDNASDEALGGHCTHIAVTQNVDGSITVEDNGRGIPVGMHPEEGVPTVEIVFTRLHAGGKFDKGSGGAYAFSGGLHGVGVSVTNALSSRLEITVWRKESDGNGLHHMVFADGDVIEPLNSRPAPRDGKKSGTRVTAWPNAKYFDSPNISQPELQRLLRSKAVLLPGVTVTLTNAKTGDTQTWLYAEGLRGYLTESLAQVSNGETLIPLFEGAQYASSESEGFAEGEGAAWVVAWTEEGAIVRESYVNLIPTSNGGTHESGLREGLFGAVKNFVEMHSLLPKGVKLLPEDVFARASFVLSAKVLDPQFQGQIKERLNSRDAVKLVSTYTKPPLELWLNQHVDYGKKLAELVIKQAQSRQRSLQKVEKKKSSGVAVLPGKLTDCESSDITRNELFLVEGDSAGGSAKMGRDKEFQAILPLRGKVLNSWETDRDRLFANNEIHDISVAIGVDPHSAGDNPDLSGLRYGKICILSDADVDGSHIQVLLLTLFFRHFPSLITKGHICIARPPLYRVDAPARGKKPIQKIYALDDGELVAIEDKLRKEGVKQGAWAISRFKGLGEMNAEQLWETTMNPDTRRLLPVMLGAVDHMDSSARFNMLMGKGEAAGRRAWIEEHGNEAEADI, translated from the coding sequence ATGGCCACTAAAAAACCAGCATCCGACTACAGCGAATCATCCATCCGTGTCCTGAAAGGACTGGAACCCGTCAAGCAGCGCCCGGGGATGTACACCCGCACTGAAAATCCGCTGCACATCATCCAGGAAGTGATCGACAATGCCTCCGACGAGGCGCTGGGCGGCCATTGCACGCATATCGCCGTCACGCAAAACGTCGACGGCAGCATCACGGTCGAAGACAATGGCCGCGGCATTCCCGTCGGCATGCACCCGGAAGAAGGCGTGCCGACCGTGGAAATCGTGTTTACGCGGCTGCACGCGGGCGGCAAGTTCGACAAGGGTTCGGGCGGCGCCTACGCGTTCTCGGGCGGCTTGCATGGCGTCGGCGTGTCCGTCACCAATGCGCTGTCCTCGCGCCTGGAAATCACCGTCTGGCGCAAGGAAAGCGACGGCAATGGCCTGCACCACATGGTGTTTGCCGATGGCGACGTGATCGAACCGTTGAACTCGCGCCCGGCGCCGCGCGACGGCAAGAAATCGGGCACGCGCGTGACCGCCTGGCCGAACGCCAAATACTTTGACTCACCGAATATCTCGCAGCCCGAGCTGCAGCGTTTGCTGCGCTCGAAGGCCGTGCTGCTGCCTGGCGTGACGGTCACGCTGACCAACGCGAAAACCGGCGACACCCAGACCTGGCTGTACGCGGAAGGCCTGCGCGGCTACCTGACCGAATCGCTGGCGCAGGTATCGAATGGCGAAACCCTGATCCCCCTGTTCGAAGGCGCGCAGTATGCAAGCTCCGAATCGGAAGGCTTTGCCGAAGGCGAAGGCGCGGCCTGGGTGGTGGCGTGGACGGAAGAAGGCGCCATCGTGCGCGAATCGTATGTCAACCTGATTCCCACCTCGAATGGCGGCACGCACGAATCGGGCTTGCGCGAAGGCCTGTTCGGCGCCGTGAAAAACTTCGTCGAGATGCATTCGCTGCTGCCGAAAGGCGTGAAGCTGCTGCCGGAAGACGTGTTTGCGCGCGCCTCGTTCGTGCTGTCGGCGAAAGTGCTGGACCCGCAATTCCAGGGCCAGATCAAGGAGCGCTTGAATTCGCGCGACGCCGTCAAGCTGGTCTCGACCTATACCAAGCCGCCGCTGGAACTGTGGCTGAACCAGCACGTCGACTACGGCAAGAAGCTGGCCGAACTGGTGATCAAGCAGGCGCAGTCGCGCCAGCGCTCGCTGCAGAAAGTGGAAAAGAAAAAATCGTCGGGCGTGGCCGTCCTGCCGGGCAAGCTGACCGACTGCGAATCGTCGGACATCACGCGCAATGAACTGTTCCTGGTCGAGGGCGACTCGGCCGGCGGCTCGGCCAAGATGGGCCGCGACAAGGAGTTCCAGGCCATCCTGCCGCTGCGCGGCAAGGTGCTCAATTCCTGGGAGACCGACCGCGACCGCCTGTTCGCCAATAACGAGATCCATGACATTTCGGTGGCCATCGGCGTTGATCCGCACAGCGCCGGCGACAACCCCGACCTGTCGGGTCTGCGCTATGGCAAGATCTGCATCCTGTCCGATGCGGACGTCGACGGCTCGCACATCCAGGTACTGCTGCTGACCCTGTTCTTCCGCCACTTCCCCTCGCTGATTACCAAGGGCCATATCTGCATCGCCCGCCCGCCTTTGTACCGCGTGGACGCGCCGGCGCGCGGCAAGAAGCCGATCCAGAAAATCTATGCGCTCGACGACGGCGAACTGGTGGCCATCGAAGACAAGCTGCGCAAGGAAGGCGTGAAGCAAGGCGCGTGGGCGATCTCGCGCTTCAAGGGCCTGGGCGAGATGAATGCCGAGCAGCTGTGGGAAACCACCATGAATCCGGACACGCGCCGCCTGCTGCCGGTGATGCTGGGTGCGGTCGACCATATGGATTCGAGCGCGCGTTTCAATATGTTGATGGGCAAAGGCGAAGCAGCCGGCCGCCGCGCCTGGATCGAAGAACACGGCAATGAAGCGGAGGCGGACATCTGA
- the kdpA gene encoding potassium-transporting ATPase subunit KdpA: MTTQSILLLVLFLAVLLAAGYPLGLYMARVAGDAPIRGLGWLQRGENVLYRLAGVKAGAERSMGWKHYAIALLVFNTVGAFFVYGLQRLQGFLPFNPQGLGNVGPDSSFNTAVSFVANTNWQGYSGEQTMSYLTQMLGLACQNFFSAATGIAVIFALVRGFSARSSKSIGNFWVDLVRSTLYILLPLSLALSVVFMGEGVIQNFSPYKEVTLLDQVHYETPKTDAAGQAVLDAAGKPVMEAQVAATQTIAMGPVASQEAIKLLGTNGGGFFNANSAHPYENPTVLSNFLQMLAIFIIPAGLCFTFGRMAGDMRQGWAVLAAMTLIFVVMTAGVFQAEQQANPALQALGVDQQMSTLQAGGNMEGKETRFGISSSALFAAVTTAASCGAVNSMHDSYMPLGGMVPLLLMQFGEVVFGGVGTGLYGMLMFAILAVFIAGLMIGRTPEYLGKKIQAHEMKMVSLAILVTPTLVLVGTAIAVMLEQGTVGVANPGAHGFSEILYAFTSAANNNGSAFAGLSANTPFYNVMLAIAMWFGRFAVIVPVLAVAGSLAAKQRLSANAGTMPTHGPMFIGLLVGVVILVGVLNYVPALALGPVIEHLQLFTQLP, encoded by the coding sequence ATGACGACGCAATCGATTTTATTGCTGGTGCTGTTCCTGGCCGTGCTGCTGGCCGCCGGCTATCCGCTGGGCCTGTACATGGCCAGGGTGGCGGGCGATGCCCCGATCCGTGGCCTGGGCTGGCTGCAACGCGGTGAAAATGTTCTTTACCGCCTGGCGGGCGTGAAAGCGGGTGCCGAGCGCTCCATGGGCTGGAAGCACTACGCCATCGCGCTGCTGGTGTTCAATACCGTCGGCGCCTTTTTTGTGTATGGCCTGCAGCGCCTGCAGGGCTTTTTGCCATTCAACCCGCAAGGCCTCGGTAACGTGGGTCCCGATTCCTCGTTCAATACGGCGGTGAGCTTTGTCGCCAACACCAACTGGCAGGGCTATTCTGGCGAGCAGACCATGAGCTACCTGACGCAGATGCTGGGCCTGGCCTGCCAGAACTTCTTTTCGGCGGCCACCGGCATTGCCGTGATCTTTGCGCTGGTGCGCGGCTTTTCGGCGCGCTCGAGCAAATCGATCGGCAATTTCTGGGTCGACCTGGTGCGCTCCACCCTGTACATCCTGCTGCCGCTGTCGCTGGCCCTGTCGGTGGTGTTCATGGGCGAAGGCGTGATCCAGAATTTTTCGCCATACAAGGAAGTGACCCTGCTCGACCAGGTACATTATGAAACACCGAAAACCGACGCCGCCGGCCAGGCCGTGCTGGACGCGGCCGGCAAGCCGGTGATGGAAGCGCAAGTGGCCGCCACGCAGACCATCGCCATGGGCCCGGTGGCATCTCAGGAAGCGATCAAGCTGCTGGGCACGAATGGCGGCGGCTTTTTCAATGCCAATTCCGCCCACCCGTATGAAAACCCGACGGTGCTGTCGAACTTCCTGCAGATGCTGGCCATCTTCATCATTCCCGCAGGTCTGTGCTTCACGTTTGGCCGCATGGCGGGCGACATGCGCCAGGGCTGGGCAGTGCTGGCCGCGATGACGCTGATCTTTGTGGTCATGACGGCCGGCGTATTCCAGGCCGAGCAGCAGGCCAATCCGGCCTTGCAGGCGCTGGGCGTCGACCAGCAGATGAGTACCTTGCAGGCGGGCGGCAATATGGAAGGCAAGGAAACGCGCTTCGGCATCAGTTCGTCGGCCCTGTTCGCGGCCGTGACGACTGCCGCCTCGTGCGGCGCCGTCAACTCCATGCACGACTCCTACATGCCCCTGGGCGGCATGGTGCCGCTGCTGTTGATGCAGTTCGGCGAAGTGGTGTTCGGCGGCGTGGGCACGGGCCTGTACGGCATGCTGATGTTTGCCATCCTGGCCGTCTTTATCGCCGGCCTGATGATAGGGCGCACGCCCGAATACCTGGGCAAGAAAATCCAGGCGCATGAAATGAAGATGGTGTCCCTGGCCATCCTGGTCACGCCCACCCTGGTGCTGGTCGGTACGGCGATCGCCGTCATGCTGGAACAGGGCACGGTGGGCGTGGCCAATCCGGGCGCCCACGGTTTCTCGGAAATCCTGTATGCCTTTACGTCGGCCGCCAACAACAACGGCAGCGCGTTCGCGGGGCTGTCGGCCAACACGCCGTTCTATAACGTGATGCTGGCGATTGCCATGTGGTTCGGGCGCTTTGCCGTGATCGTGCCGGTGCTGGCCGTCGCCGGTTCGCTGGCCGCCAAGCAGCGCCTGTCGGCCAACGCCGGCACCATGCCCACGCATGGCCCCATGTTCATTGGCTTACTGGTCGGCGTGGTGATACTGGTGGGTGTACTGAACTACGTTCCTGCGCTGGCCCTGGGCCCCGTCATCGAACACCTGCAACTCTTTACCCAACTGCCATGA